Part of the Candidatus Zixiibacteriota bacterium genome is shown below.
GGCTAAATAAATCATCAATGAACTCATTCTCCGAAGTGGAAGGATCGGGGTCCCGATCAGCCAGAAACTGGTCAATAAAACGCCCTTTACCGCCTTCATTAAGAGTTTTATAAGTGGCCATTTGTTGAGGCGCCAGGAGATATTTGACCAATTCGTATTTGGTTTCCCCGCTGGCCGTATCATAGGGATTGATTACATTATAGATTACAAGATTTCCTTCTTGTATGTCTCCGCCCGAAGTAAATACAACAAATCGAGCCATGGCCGTATCTTCAGCGCCACTATTATTGTCTCGCGCCATCAAACGAAGAACATACCGACCAGCCTTAATGCCGGTGATATTCAAGACATTTCTGATAACCGAAGTGGATCCGGGCATATTCTTAAACGTCTCTCCATAATCCTGGTATATAGCCCCGTTTCCATCAAGAATCTGATAATGAACCGAAAAGTCATCTTCAGGATTGCCTCTGTAATCCAGATTATACAATTCCGCATAAATATACAGGGTCGAGTCTTTTTCCGAATATATCCCCATGGGATTCGGGATAACCTGCGTCCCGTTTTTTATCAGGCGATTACCGCTATTTCCGGCAGTATCGATATCCCGGATTAAATGGGCGAATTCCAGGGCACTAAGATTCAAATCTCGGGTATTAACCGAATCTATTTCCAGCCGGTCATATAGAAAAGATCCCTCTTTCTTGCTGACCGCATCCATGACGGTCAGACGCCCGGAATAGTTGCCTGGTGAAACCATCATGGTCAGCCG
Proteins encoded:
- a CDS encoding GWxTD domain-containing protein, which translates into the protein MKIGVISLSFLLMSLMLVPNRVSGSNISVQAGIVSYPDPRTNPDVYVEFPFAVHRNQFQFLPESHEGGGLYAGIYADVVLYDQNGGVADSTSTYFLTRANDSTGAANSNIILFNRLTMMVSPGNYSGRLTVMDAVSKKEGSFLYDRLEIDSVNTRDLNLSALEFAHLIRDIDTAGNSGNRLIKNGTQVIPNPMGIYSEKDSTLYIYAELYNLDYRGNPEDDFSVHYQILDGNGAIYQDYGETFKNMPGSTSVIRNVLNITGIKAGRYVLRLMARDNNSGAEDTAMARFVVFTSGGDIQEGNLVIYNVINPYDTASGETKYELVKYLLAPQQMATYKTLNEGGKGRFIDQFLADRDPDPSTSENEFIDDLFSRYIYANEHFSTLPGLSDGWKTDRGRIIMQYGRWDEREEANAPAYGKPWEIWHYYALQGGVIFVFQDVDGYGDYELVHSTAKGEKYDSDWDEVLEDLNPATLR